From Montipora foliosa isolate CH-2021 chromosome 6, ASM3666993v2, whole genome shotgun sequence, a single genomic window includes:
- the LOC138007259 gene encoding ectonucleoside triphosphate diphosphohydrolase 8-like, with protein MYSPDGEDNSPLLLRNPVEENRTDCHVRDWVGCLVSIASILSGIICITVISLYKETVKDEYGIVLDAGSTHTNMFIYKWRVSDIIKGTALVKQIGQCTVTDEDGHRRGISSYDNPEDAGKSLHSCIERKAKKLIPSYVQNKSPIYLGATAGMRLLNKTNFQAASEILTSVRKALANSPFMFEDNYARIITGKEEGISSWITVNYLKDALDYSLEGGQNAYIRDTTFGALDMGGASTQITFVPTKPAQKPEKLTLYGKEYQVFTHSFLCYGMREAQRRFFAQLVKEAATNSTTINNPCGPKGYVQNVTSKYLWAAPCVQEKDNKTMNFTLLGTGDFSLCGEEVRKLFNLKSCHDNKNCSFDAVYLPPTDGVPFLAFSGFYGVINDLNLTSNASLNQLEAATKNICNKSWEQISHIPSAKPGLLSMYCFDAQYIFTMLSSGYHFNTTKANLRFINSINHLSIGWALGFMINATNLLPLLPPSSVPINEIQSSIYLAVVIVGALLISAGVLVCMLSAGRIYKRNPLNVRGLAL; from the exons ATGTATTCTCCTGACGGAGAGGACAATTCACCCCTGCTCTTAAGAAATCCTGTTGAAG AAAACAGGACTGATTGTCATGTACGAGATTGGGTAGGCTGTCTTGTGTCAATAGCCTCTATCCTCAGTGGAATCATTTGTATAACTGTAATCAGTCTATACAAGGAAACTGTTAAGGACGAG TATGGAATTGTATTGGATGCAGGATCAACTCATACGAATATGTTTATTTACAAATGGAGAGTCAGTGATATAATTAAAGGAACAGCTCTTGTAAAGCAGATTGGACAATGTACAGTTACTGATGAAG ATGGACATAGAAGAGGAATATCAAGTTATGATAATCCCGAGGATGCTGGAAAGTCATTGCATAGCTGtattgaaagaaaagcaaagaagcTTATACCTTCCTATGTGCAAAACAAGTCACCAATATACTTAGGAGCTACTGCAGGAATGAGGCTGTTAAA TAAGACCAACTTTCAAGCAGCTAGTGAGATCCTCACCTCCGTACGGAAAGCTTTGGCTAATTCGCCTTTCATGTTTGAAGACAACTATGCTCGAATAATTACGGGAAAAGAAGAAGGAATATCATCATGGATAACAGTAAACTACCTGAAGGATGCTTTGGATTACTCCCTT GAAGGAGGCCAGAATGCTTATATTCGAGACACAACATTTGGTGCTCTGGATATGGGAGGAGCTTCCACACAAATAACATTTGTTCCAACTAAACCTGCGCAAAAACCTGAGAAGTTAACTTTATATGGAAAAGAATACCAAGTTTTCACACACAGCTTCCTGTGCTATGGCATGAGGGAGGCACAGAGGAGGTTTTTCGCGCAGCTTGTAAAG GAGGCAGCAACAAATTCGACTACCATCAACAATCCATGTGGTCCAAAGGGTTATGTCCAGAATGTCACTTCCAAGTATCTGTGGGCTGCCCCATGCGTGCAAGAAAAGGATAACAAAACAATGAACTTCACCCTGTTGGGAACTGGAGACTTCTCGCTCTGCGGCGAGGAAGTTAGGAAACTGTTCAACTTGAAGTCATGCCACGATAACAAGAATTGCTCGTTTGATGCAGTTTATCTTCCACCCACTGATGGGGTTCCATTTTTG gCATTTTCTGGTTTTTATGGAGTTATTAATGATCTCAATCTTACAAGCAATGCGTCTCTAAATCAGCTTGAGGCcgcaacaaaaaatatttgcaacAAATCTTGGGAGCAG ATATCACATATTCCTTCAGCAAAGCCCGGTTTGCTTTCCATGTACTGCTTTGATGCGCAGTATATATTCACAATGCTGTCAAGTGGTTATCATTTCAACACTACGAAAGCAAATTTGAGGTTTATCAATTCG ATCAACCACCTCTCTATTGGCTGGGCCCTCGGCTTCATGATTAACGCAACTAATCTTTTACCTCTCCTTCCTCCGAGTTCTGTCCCCATCAACGAAATTCAAAGCAGTATTTACCTCGCAGTAGTTATTGTTGGCGCTTTACTCATCAGTGCTGGAGTCTTAGTGTGCATGCTGTCCGCTGGTAGAATTTATAAACGAAACCCGTTAAATGTGCGAGGACTGGCGTTATAG
- the LOC138005484 gene encoding melatonin receptor type 1C-like, translated as MAAFLNEYPKLKFDLSHRNIVSRIMEPLILTFLIIIAFVGNGIVCAAVCKYRRLRTLPNMFVTNLAVSDILMSLIVMPISLKVLLSSEWPFGPVVCDFQGFLLCSFAIVSMGNMAAISVNRYFAVCRPIANKVIFTRRNNMVIIALLWLLPSIASVPPLVGWGYYAFHPGKAICIYSFDVNMTYTTLFILFFIGLPMGFIVFSYTKCFFAIRSSNHQIAQMDDNRRRADQEYRKWMEIRATLTMMKATLGFILCFFPVSVIGFIDAFTGGGNLPRRVFTISTFVVFLSSTINPFVYWLSNRDYRRAFRDLLQYLLGAQGSSNVTSSFRNKTPTQNQRKPHRRRRFVNDLKSGQAFHIETELSYVTFLTSSRLVSSPCSQ; from the exons ATGGCTGCTTTCTTGAACGAATACCCcaaattgaaatttgacttGTCTCATCGCAACATCGTATCAAGGATAATGGAGCCTCTAATTCTGACATTCCTTATTATCATTGCGTTTGTTGGTAATGGTATCGTCTGTGCCGCTGTTTGCAAATATCGCCGCCTTCGTACGCTTCCAAACATGTTTGTGACAAATTTAGCAGTGAGCGACATTTTGATGTCTCTCATCGTCATGCCAATCTCCCTGAAGGTCCTCCTCTCAAGCGAATGGCCATTTGGACCGGTGGTCTGCGATTTCCAAGGATTTCTCCTGTGCTCTTTTGCCATAGTTTCAATGGGAAACATGGCAGCGATTTCTGTCAATCGCTACTTCGCAGTTTGTCGCCCGATTGCTAACAAAGTAATTTTTACCAGGAGAAACAACATGGTGATAATCGCATTGTTGTGGCTTTTACCGAGCATCGCCAGCGTCCCTCCTTTGGTTGGATGGGGTTATTATGCATTTCACCCGGGAAAAGCAATCTGTATTTACTCATTCGACGTCAACATGACCTACACCACTCTTTTTATTCTCTTTTTCATTGGATTACCTATGGGATTCATCGTGTTCAGCTACACTAAGTGTTTCTTTGCTATCAGATCAAGCAACCACCAAATTGCCCAGATGGACGACAATCGGCGGCGAGCAGATCAGGAATACAGAAAATGGATGGAAATTCGCGCTACTTTGACAATGATGAAGGCCACTCTGGGTTTCATCCTATGTTTTTTTCCCGTATCTGTCATCGGCTTCATAGACGCGTTTACAGGAGGCGGAAATTTACCGCGTCGAGTTTTCACAATTTCCACttttgttgtcttcttgtccAGTACTATCAACCCGTTCGTCTATTGGCTTTCAAACCGCGACTACCGCAGAGCCTTTCGGG ATCTCTTACAGTACTTGTTAGGGGCACAAGGATCGTCGAATGTTACCAGTTCGTTCAGAAACAAAACGCCCACACAGAATCAAAGAAAACCCCACCGTCGTCGCAGATTCGTAAACGACTTGAAAAGTGGCCAAGCATTCCATATAGAGACGGAATTGTCTTACGTGACTTTTCTAACTTCCTCAAGACTTGTGAGCTCGCCGTGTAGTCAGTAA